AAACAAAAGGTCACGTAGATCCGACACGAGTAAAGATGGAAGACTCGCTTCCGCAGATCGTCCATCGCGGGCTCCCAAAATCAAACGTGAGACCGAAAACCCACCACCAGTGCCAACAACCAAACCAGGATGGCTCCGCCGAACACCTGCCGCCTTTAGCACATCAAAACAATGGTCCCAGATATATTCTAGCGCGCTTTGATGAACCGGTTCGTTTATAGCAGGAATGAAACGCTCAGTTAAACGCACGGCACCCAATTGCATGGACACCGCGCACTGCACCTGCCCCACCCCAAATTCAATATACTCCAAACTTCCTCCACCCAAATCAAAGATACAGAAGTCGGGCTGGTTGCGGACTGCCGGATCGCAGGCCAAACCCCGTGCAATACCCAAGGCCTCTTGCTCTCCACTCAAAATAGTGAGCGGGATACCCGTGACTGTTTCGACCCCTTCAGCAAATACACACCCATTACCTGCATCCCGCACAGCACTCGTCGCCACGATCTTCACCACAGACGGGTGATAGGCTTTCATCGCTAGACAAAGCTGCTCGACAGCAGCGACACCGGCCTCCATCGCATCTTCGGACAAAACCGGGCTCCGGCTAT
This genomic window from Opitutales bacterium contains:
- a CDS encoding phosphatase, whose product is MSSDPSVGVIDIGSNSIKCLVAGCGIDGLPKTLFERTAETRISAGIDSRSPVLSEDAMEAGVAAVEQLCLAMKAYHPSVVKIVATSAVRDAGNGCVFAEGVETVTGIPLTILSGEQEALGIARGLACDPAVRNQPDFCIFDLGGGSLEYIEFGVGQVQCAVSMQLGAVRLTERFIPAINEPVHQSALEYIWDHCFDVLKAAGVRRSHPGLVVGTGGGFSVSRLILGARDGRSAEASLPSLLVSDLRDLLFQISQVSLNDRLTIPGLPASRADIYPAALATIVAVADYVGTTEFIHSFYNLRFGIAADLLGEL